From the Chloroflexia bacterium SDU3-3 genome, one window contains:
- a CDS encoding DUF2183 domain-containing protein — MEHWRDILAHLGDEAENTFARMARALDDRLGREPVVIVPYLGYGDATRAVLRGRVLDAQGAPAARDHDTLWQNLLDTYRRFETDEVPGAQVVGRILGAEQAATSDPEGFFELRLTLAASPPAGQPWHDVALDAAAPSGQRASATGQVFIPQPDAQFGIISDIDDTVVKTDAINLLNMARNVFLSSARTRLPFPGVAALYRALHAGAPGPFVNPIFYVSSSPWNIYDMLTDFFALRGLPKGGMFLRDWGLSPDRLPLGHRDHKLAAIRELLDFYPALPFVLVGDSGQEDPEIYAEVMRLYPSRIRAIYIRSVDPSPQRIAAVAALTEQVVAAGGTLILAEDTLAMARHAAAQGWISPEALRDVAADMAHDTSAASPAEAAQGHTTTVVQTPAPAQAGQIVGERLAEAQQAGEPAPDIIVTDGDPQ; from the coding sequence ATGGAGCACTGGCGAGACATCCTGGCCCACCTGGGCGACGAGGCCGAGAACACCTTCGCCCGCATGGCCCGCGCCCTCGACGACCGCCTGGGCCGCGAGCCGGTGGTGATCGTGCCCTACCTGGGCTACGGCGACGCCACGCGGGCAGTGCTGCGCGGGCGCGTGCTGGACGCCCAGGGCGCACCCGCCGCCCGCGACCACGACACGCTCTGGCAGAATCTGCTAGATACCTACCGCCGCTTCGAGACCGACGAGGTGCCGGGCGCGCAGGTGGTGGGCCGCATCCTAGGGGCCGAGCAGGCTGCCACCAGCGACCCCGAGGGCTTCTTCGAGCTGCGGCTCACCCTGGCCGCCAGCCCGCCCGCCGGGCAGCCCTGGCACGACGTGGCGCTGGATGCCGCCGCGCCCAGCGGCCAGCGGGCTAGCGCCACCGGCCAGGTGTTCATCCCGCAGCCCGACGCCCAGTTCGGCATCATCAGCGACATCGACGACACGGTGGTGAAGACCGACGCGATCAACCTGCTGAACATGGCCCGCAATGTCTTCCTGAGCAGCGCGCGCACCCGCCTGCCCTTCCCCGGCGTGGCCGCGCTCTACCGCGCCCTGCACGCCGGAGCGCCCGGGCCGTTCGTCAACCCGATCTTCTACGTCTCCAGCAGCCCGTGGAACATCTACGACATGCTGACCGATTTCTTCGCGCTGCGCGGGCTGCCCAAGGGCGGCATGTTCCTGCGCGACTGGGGGCTCTCGCCCGATCGGCTGCCGCTGGGCCACCGCGACCACAAGCTGGCCGCCATCCGCGAGCTGCTCGACTTCTACCCCGCGCTACCCTTCGTGCTGGTGGGTGACAGCGGCCAGGAAGACCCCGAGATCTACGCCGAGGTGATGCGCCTCTACCCGTCGCGCATCCGCGCCATCTACATCCGCAGCGTCGACCCCAGCCCGCAGCGCATCGCCGCCGTGGCCGCGCTCACCGAGCAGGTGGTGGCCGCAGGCGGCACGCTCATCCTGGCCGAGGACACCCTGGCCATGGCCCGCCACGCCGCCGCGCAGGGATGGATCAGCCCCGAGGCGCTGAGGGATGTGGCCGCCGATATGGCCCACGACACCAGCGCCGCCTCGCCTGCCGAGGCCGCCCAGGGCCACACCACCACCGTGGTGCAGACGCCAGCCCCGGCCCAGGCCGGGCAGATCGTGGGCGAGCGCCTGGCCGAGGCCCAGCAGGCGGGCGAGCCGGCGCCCGACATCATTGTTACCGACGGAGACCCGCAGTGA
- a CDS encoding AAA family ATPase, with product MSQVLRAHAEQQYAEELAILAQIDTRPRPPSWKLSPWAVSTYLLGGKLENGAEITPKYIGSRRVIEIAVATLATDRGLLLLGVPGTAKSWVSEHLSAAISGDSTMLIQGTAGTSEESIRYGWNYARLLAEGPSTEAMVASPLMRAMQDGKIARLEELTRIPSDVQDTLITILSEKTLPVPELNTEVQAVRGFNIIATANDRDRGVNDLSSALKRRFNTVVLPLPATIDEEVEIVRQRVASLGRALELPAEPPAVEEIRRIVTIFRELRSGVTSDSKSKLKSTSGTLSTAEAISVVNQGLALAAHFGDGQMRAGDVASGLLGAVVKDPVQDRVAWLEYLETVVKERDGWKDLYRACREIS from the coding sequence ATGAGCCAAGTTCTACGCGCTCACGCCGAGCAGCAATATGCCGAGGAGCTAGCGATCCTCGCCCAGATCGACACCCGCCCACGCCCGCCGAGCTGGAAGCTCTCGCCGTGGGCGGTCTCCACCTACCTGCTGGGCGGCAAGCTGGAGAACGGCGCGGAGATCACGCCCAAGTACATCGGCAGCCGCCGCGTGATCGAGATCGCCGTGGCCACGCTGGCCACCGACCGTGGCCTGCTGCTGCTGGGCGTGCCCGGCACCGCCAAGAGCTGGGTCTCCGAGCACCTCTCCGCCGCGATCTCGGGTGACTCGACCATGCTCATCCAGGGCACGGCGGGCACCAGCGAGGAGAGCATCCGCTACGGCTGGAACTACGCGCGGCTGCTGGCCGAGGGGCCATCCACCGAGGCCATGGTGGCCAGCCCGCTGATGCGCGCCATGCAGGATGGCAAGATCGCCCGCCTGGAGGAGCTGACCCGCATCCCATCCGATGTGCAGGACACCCTGATCACCATCCTTTCCGAGAAGACCCTGCCCGTGCCCGAGCTGAACACCGAGGTACAGGCCGTGCGCGGCTTCAACATCATCGCCACCGCCAACGACCGCGACCGTGGCGTGAACGACCTCTCCAGCGCGCTCAAGCGCCGCTTCAACACCGTGGTGCTGCCCCTGCCCGCAACGATCGACGAGGAGGTGGAGATCGTGCGGCAGCGCGTGGCCAGCCTGGGCCGCGCCCTAGAGCTGCCCGCCGAGCCGCCAGCGGTGGAGGAGATCCGCCGGATCGTCACGATCTTCCGCGAGCTGCGCAGCGGCGTGACATCCGACAGCAAGAGCAAGCTCAAATCTACCAGCGGCACGCTCTCCACCGCCGAGGCTATCTCGGTGGTGAACCAGGGGCTAGCGCTGGCCGCCCACTTCGGCGACGGCCAGATGCGCGCTGGCGACGTGGCCTCGGGCCTGCTGGGCGCGGTGGTGAAAGACCCTGTGCAGGATCGGGTGGCCTGGCTGGAGTACCTGGAGACGGTGGTGAAAGAGCGCGACGGCTGGAAAGACCTCTACCGCGCCTGCCGCGAGATCTCTTAG